From Polynucleobacter sp. AP-Sving-400A-A2:
CTTGCTTTGAGATCATCCAGGATGGGTAAATAGTGATCCTCCAAGAACAACATTGTGGCAATCACAATGTCGCCACTAGCAATGTCATCCTTACAATTTTGTAAATGCTCTGGATTACCGGCAAACTCACTGGCTGAGTGAATCTTTAAAGTCGCCCCCGGAATCGTCTTCTTGAGGTCCTCATAGGCACGGTTTGCGGCGCTATTTAAATGAGTATCCATCGTAACAAGCACCAGCTTGATAGACTCATGCAGATTGGAAGCTTTTGTTTTTGTCAGCATTAAATAAGTTTTATTAAAAAGGTCAAATTTGAAAAATTTACTTTTTACTTTTTTGTCTTAGTTTGATTCTTTAAGATTCCTACAATACTGTCAACTAAAATTGACACTTTATTTCATATAAAGCTATCATTTAAGGGTAAATCCTAGTAAAAATTTAATGCCATATATTTATGGGATTAATCACTCATTGATTGATTTGCTGCTGTGCAATAAATCAAATATGCAGGTTTGAATTACACAATTTCAAGGAATCTGAATGGCACGTAACTACCCTTTCTCGGCAATTGTTGGTCAAGAGGACATGAAATTGGCAATCCTGATTGCGGCCCTCGACTCGAGTGTTGGGGGCGTGCTAGTGATGGGCGACCGCGGTACCGGCAAATCCACAGCAGTGCGCGCACTAGCCGCATTACTTCCAGAAATGAGCTCAGTCCAAGATTGTGTCTATGCCTGCGATCCAAATGCTGCAAGCGGAACTTGCCCAGTGTGCGATGAACTCAGAGCCAAACTCAAGGTTGGCGGCAAACTGAAGGCCATTAAGAAAGCTGTGCCAGTAGTTGACCTGCCATTAGGCGCCACTGAAGACCGAGTGATTGGCGCGTTAGATATTGAAAAAGCCTTGAGCTCTGGAGAAAAAGCATATGAGCCAGGCCTACTTGCTAAAGCACATCGCGGCTTTCTGTATATAGATGAGGTCAATCTTTTAGAGGATCACCTAGTCGACTTATTGATAGACGTTGCTGCTTCTGGCGCAAACGTAGTTGAGAGGGAAGGCTTGAGTATTCGTCACCCAGCTAAGTTTGTATTAGTCGGAAGCGGAAACCCAGAGGAAGGTGAATTACGTCCACAGCTATTAGACCGTTTTGGTCTTGCGGTGGAAGTCAAGACGCCTCAAGAACCAAAGTCTCGGGTAGAAATTATTAAACGTCGCGATGAGTTTGAGCGCAACCAAGAAAAATTCATGGCGATCTGGGAAAAAGAAGATGAGATCATTCGACAACAGATCCAAGCAGGTAAAAAGAAATTGCCTTCAGTCAAAGTGGATGACGATATGCTCGAGAAAGTCACTCAACTTTGCAGTCACCTGGGAACAGATGGCTTGCGTGGCGAATTAACACTACTGCGCGCAACTCGTGCTTATGCAGCCTTGTGCGGAAAAAATCATGTCACGATTGAGCATCTGAAAAAGATTGCAGTACCCGCCTTGCAGCATCGTCTCAGGCGTAACCCCCTAGATGATTCTAGCTCTGCTGTGCGAGTCAGAAGAGCCTTAGAAGAGTTATTCCCTGAAGCAAGTAAGTAAGCAAGATCAATCAATAAATACAGTCTTTTGGAAACTCCAGAACAAACCCAAGAGATCAGCAAGAGTGCCAAACTCGAAACCTGGTTGCGGGCGCTCCAGGTTGCTCAACTCTTAGTCATCAATCCACATGGTCTGGGAGGCGTGATTTTGCGTGCGCGTTCTGGGCCTGTCAGAGATCGTTGGCTAGCTTATCTCAATACCGTTGCTCAATTAGGCGGTATGCGCATGCCCTTGCGTAAAATGCCACTTGGAATTTCTGATGAGAATCTGATTGGCGGTATCGATCTTGATCAAACTTTACGAACTGGTAAAGCTGTTCTCAGGCAGGGACTCCTCGCTCAATGTGATCAGCAGTTATTACTCATGCCAATGGCTGAAAGAGTTGAAGTAGGTGCCGTAGCAAAAGTGGTGAGTGCCTTAGACAATGGATTCATTGCGATTGAGCGTGATGGTCAAAGCCGTAGAATTGAAAGTCACTTTGGTGTTGTTGCTCTAGATGAAGGCATCGAGGATGACGAACAACCTAATGAAAAAATTCGGCAAAGAACTGCCTTTCTTTTAAACCTCGACATCATCGGCTGGAGAGATTTACCAGAAACAGATGATGATTTTTTGCCGGATACGCAGTCACTGGATTACGCTCGAGAAAATTTCTCAAATGTCAGCATCAGCGAAGATAGTTTGAGCGCGCTTGTAGGCGTTGCTGAGCAACTCGGTATTTTTTCAATTCGTGCTTTGAACTTAGCACTCAATACTGCGAAATGTTTAGCTGCTTTTGATAGGGAATCAGAAGTCAGTAGCATGCACCTCCAGCGCGCTATTGCTTTAGTGTTATCACCCAGAGCAACCCGCTTACCGCAAAGTGCGCCTCCGCCTGAAGATGAAAACGAAGCTCCGACTGATGAAGAACAATCAGATGAGCAGCTAGAAGAAAACGTAGATCAAGATCAGCCGCCTCCGCCAGAACCTACTGAAGATCAAAGCCAGGATCAAGAAAAAAAGGAAGAGAACGAGAAGGATGAGGATGAGCCTGAGAAAACAGATTCAGAAAATCCCCAAGCTCTCGATGATGAAATTCTCGAAGCTGCTCAAGCAGCAATACCTGCCGATCTCTTGTCTCGCCTAGCTGATTTAGCGGATTTGAAAACGCCTAAAGGGATGGGCGGAAAAACAGGCGCTGTCAAAGTTGGGCGTGTGCGTGGGCGCCCCCTAGGCAATATGCCCGGCATGCCTGAAGGCGGTAAAACCTTGAGCATTATTGATACCTTGCGAGCTGCCGTTCCTTGGCAAGGCGTGCGTAGAGCAGAAATGAAGGCGGCTGGTAAATCTATCCCCGCAGGAAAAATCCTCATTCGCAAAGAAGATTTTAGAATCAAGCGTTATCAAGAGCGGACTCAAACTTTAACGATGTTTATTGTGGATGCTTCTGGTTCCTCGGCGATGCATCGTCTTGCTGAAGCCAAGGGTGCTGTAGAACTTTTATTAGCTGAATGCTATGTAAGGCGTGATCAAGTAGCAGTGATGTCATTTAGAGGTAGTGTTGCTGAACTCGTTCTTGCCCCTACACGATCATTGGTAAAGGCGAAGCGCGCCTTAAGTGGGTTACCAGGTGGAGGGGGCACTCCTCTATCGCGGGCTATTGATGAATCTTTTGAGATAGCTAGCGCATCGATGAGAAAAGGCCTTACTCCCGCTCTCGTATTCTTAACGGATGGTCGAGCCAACATTGCTAAAGATGGCTCTCCCGGCAGACCGAAAGCAATGGAAGATGCTCAGCAGTCAGCACGCGCTGCTTCTCATTACTCTTTTAAATCCTTATGGATTGATACATCACCGCAAGCTCGAGATGAAGGTAAAGCAATAGCAGCAATGCTTGGCTCGATGTACCTGCCCTTGCCGAATGCAGGTGCAAACGAAGTTTCTCAAGCAATTATGCAGGGGCTTAAAAAGGCTTAGCTAAGCTAGCCCCTCTAGAATCATCTTCGCCACTCTGCTTGGCTCAAGCTCATGCATGATGTGACCGCCCTCCCACTTCACAATCTCTGCGGCCGGGAAATAATCCCCAATAATCTTCTCTAGAGGCCTCGCTGGAATCCACGCATCTTGATTACCTAATACACAAATTAATTTACCGTGATACAAATTAGCCTCGGCTAACACTTTTTGAATGTCTGCTGCTGCCATGAAATTCATTGAGCCGCGCACGTGGTCTGAGCGTTCAAAAAGTTTGCGGTAATACACTCTTCGGGCCTCTGGCAAATTGGTATTTGTTGAATCTAATAACTTATCCACCATTCCCAAACTAGGTGATAGTGAAGCAAGCAAACTAGAGAGTGTTGAAGATCTGGTAATTGGGCCTAAGAGCGGTCCAAAGAAACTAGTGTAAACAGGTGGTGGTGGTATAAAGGACGGGTTTAAAGCAATGACTAGCTTTGGCTGTTTTGCTGCAGCTACCGCAAAACGTACCGCTAGGGGCCCCCCAGCAGAATGCCCTACTACGATCGAGGGCGCTTCAATCCCCAATTGCTCGATGAGTTTTTGCAATGAATGCGCAATGACATCTAGCTTGAGGTCTTCTAATTTTGCACCCTGGGTAAAAGCGTGGCCTGGTAAATCTGGCACTAGCACTTGCGCATGGGGCTCTAATAGAGGAATCAAATCTGACCAAGAGTGGGTTGAACTTCCAGTGCCATGCAGTAGCAAAACTACTGGGCCCTTACCTGTGAGCTGAACATGCCAATCTAAATCTCCAACAGAGATAAGCCTGCTATGTTGTCGATTGGGCCAATCTAAGGGTATGCGTTTCATGACTTATAAAAACTCTTTGAGAGCAGCAAGACCGATGGCTGGCTGCTCTTCTTGCGGTAAGTGTCCAATATTAGGCAAGGATACTCTCTTAGCATTGGGCATCACCTTCAAATAATCATTGGAATTGGTAATAGGGATAAAAGCATCTTTTTCACCCCAAAGTAATAATGTGGGCACCTTGATAGTTGCTAAAGAAGGAATTGGGTCTTGTAAAACCGTTTGCTGCATACGAGCCAAAATTGCCCCCCTCACTCCTGGGGCTAGCATTAGATCGTAATAGCGATTTACCAAAGCATCATTTAATGTTTTTGGATTAGCGTAAGCTGGCTCTAGATTCATCGCCAAAAAAGTTTTAGAAAAGA
This genomic window contains:
- the bchI gene encoding magnesium chelatase ATPase subunit I — protein: MARNYPFSAIVGQEDMKLAILIAALDSSVGGVLVMGDRGTGKSTAVRALAALLPEMSSVQDCVYACDPNAASGTCPVCDELRAKLKVGGKLKAIKKAVPVVDLPLGATEDRVIGALDIEKALSSGEKAYEPGLLAKAHRGFLYIDEVNLLEDHLVDLLIDVAASGANVVEREGLSIRHPAKFVLVGSGNPEEGELRPQLLDRFGLAVEVKTPQEPKSRVEIIKRRDEFERNQEKFMAIWEKEDEIIRQQIQAGKKKLPSVKVDDDMLEKVTQLCSHLGTDGLRGELTLLRATRAYAALCGKNHVTIEHLKKIAVPALQHRLRRNPLDDSSSAVRVRRALEELFPEASK
- a CDS encoding magnesium chelatase subunit D is translated as METPEQTQEISKSAKLETWLRALQVAQLLVINPHGLGGVILRARSGPVRDRWLAYLNTVAQLGGMRMPLRKMPLGISDENLIGGIDLDQTLRTGKAVLRQGLLAQCDQQLLLMPMAERVEVGAVAKVVSALDNGFIAIERDGQSRRIESHFGVVALDEGIEDDEQPNEKIRQRTAFLLNLDIIGWRDLPETDDDFLPDTQSLDYARENFSNVSISEDSLSALVGVAEQLGIFSIRALNLALNTAKCLAAFDRESEVSSMHLQRAIALVLSPRATRLPQSAPPPEDENEAPTDEEQSDEQLEENVDQDQPPPPEPTEDQSQDQEKKEENEKDEDEPEKTDSENPQALDDEILEAAQAAIPADLLSRLADLADLKTPKGMGGKTGAVKVGRVRGRPLGNMPGMPEGGKTLSIIDTLRAAVPWQGVRRAEMKAAGKSIPAGKILIRKEDFRIKRYQERTQTLTMFIVDASGSSAMHRLAEAKGAVELLLAECYVRRDQVAVMSFRGSVAELVLAPTRSLVKAKRALSGLPGGGGTPLSRAIDESFEIASASMRKGLTPALVFLTDGRANIAKDGSPGRPKAMEDAQQSARAASHYSFKSLWIDTSPQARDEGKAIAAMLGSMYLPLPNAGANEVSQAIMQGLKKA
- the bchO gene encoding alpha/beta fold hydrolase BchO; the protein is MKRIPLDWPNRQHSRLISVGDLDWHVQLTGKGPVVLLLHGTGSSTHSWSDLIPLLEPHAQVLVPDLPGHAFTQGAKLEDLKLDVIAHSLQKLIEQLGIEAPSIVVGHSAGGPLAVRFAVAAAKQPKLVIALNPSFIPPPPVYTSFFGPLLGPITRSSTLSSLLASLSPSLGMVDKLLDSTNTNLPEARRVYYRKLFERSDHVRGSMNFMAAADIQKVLAEANLYHGKLICVLGNQDAWIPARPLEKIIGDYFPAAEIVKWEGGHIMHELEPSRVAKMILEGLA